Proteins encoded in a region of the Acidobacteriota bacterium genome:
- the moaC gene encoding cyclic pyranopterin monophosphate synthase MoaC, with translation MPEEATPQLSHLDEEGRIKMVNVGAKAATARTAEASGFVRMSPETVAAIRERRTPKGDPLETARLAGIMAAKRTAELIPLCHSLALSHADVTITLTDEGARVWATASTSAQTGVEMEALTAVSVAALTLYDMCKAIDKGMVIGEIRLERKTGGRSGEWRRNKESISQEKPSHPS, from the coding sequence ATGCCCGAAGAAGCAACTCCACAACTTTCTCACCTCGACGAGGAAGGCCGCATCAAAATGGTGAATGTCGGCGCAAAAGCCGCCACCGCACGCACTGCCGAAGCCAGCGGTTTTGTGCGAATGTCGCCGGAAACAGTCGCTGCCATTCGCGAACGCCGAACGCCGAAAGGCGATCCACTGGAAACCGCTCGGCTCGCCGGGATTATGGCAGCCAAACGAACTGCTGAACTGATTCCACTGTGTCACTCTCTGGCATTGTCGCACGCCGATGTGACGATCACCTTGACCGACGAAGGCGCGCGAGTTTGGGCAACGGCTTCGACCAGCGCGCAAACCGGCGTCGAAATGGAAGCCTTGACCGCCGTTTCTGTCGCGGCGCTGACGCTGTACGACATGTGCAAAGCGATTGATAAAGGAATGGTGATTGGCGAAATCCGGCTGGAACGAAAAACTGGCGGAAGGTCTGGCGAATGGCGGAGAAACAAAGAAAGCATCAGCCAAGAAAAACCATCACATCCAAGCTGA
- a CDS encoding M20/M25/M40 family metallo-hydrolase — MDIFQFTRELMETESISWHEAAAGRWLRDYLSDAGFEVTTQPVTDDRINVYAKLGEPVVTLSSHMDTVPPFIGFSEDEENIYGRGACDAKGVIAAQVFAAQRLKNEGLTNIGLLYVVGEEDGSDGATVANSIPNSNKFLINGEPTESQQAIATKGALRVVLEAKGRTAHSAYPELGESAIEKLLDILNDIRRTEWPVSPELGPTTYNIGTMSGGRRSNVVADFAASEVMFRTITEPDELYKMIVEVVAGRAEIKRGFSLPPIHTHTVKGINIPTSVVRFGTDIPCLTNWGTPMLFGPGSIHDAHTAHEYIRKQDMLNAVDTYAQMTRTLLTEQG, encoded by the coding sequence ATGGACATTTTTCAATTCACGCGCGAATTGATGGAAACGGAGTCTATCTCCTGGCACGAAGCCGCCGCCGGACGATGGTTGCGAGATTATTTGTCCGACGCCGGGTTTGAAGTCACAACGCAACCCGTCACGGACGACCGCATCAATGTTTATGCAAAACTGGGCGAGCCGGTTGTCACGCTATCTTCGCACATGGACACCGTACCGCCATTCATAGGCTTTTCCGAAGATGAAGAGAACATTTACGGCCGTGGAGCTTGTGACGCCAAAGGTGTGATTGCCGCGCAGGTGTTTGCGGCGCAGCGATTAAAAAACGAAGGACTGACAAACATCGGTTTGTTGTATGTTGTCGGCGAAGAAGACGGCAGCGATGGCGCAACCGTCGCCAATTCGATTCCGAACTCAAACAAGTTTCTGATCAACGGCGAACCGACCGAAAGCCAGCAGGCGATTGCGACCAAAGGCGCGCTTCGCGTGGTGCTTGAAGCCAAGGGCCGCACGGCGCATTCGGCTTACCCGGAACTTGGCGAATCGGCGATTGAAAAATTGCTGGATATTTTGAACGACATTCGCCGGACAGAATGGCCGGTTAGTCCAGAACTTGGACCCACAACGTATAACATCGGAACGATGTCCGGAGGGCGTCGCTCCAACGTCGTTGCCGATTTTGCTGCCAGTGAAGTGATGTTTCGCACGATCACGGAACCGGACGAGCTTTACAAAATGATTGTGGAAGTGGTCGCCGGACGCGCCGAGATCAAGCGCGGCTTTTCGCTGCCGCCGATCCATACGCACACGGTGAAGGGAATTAACATTCCCACAAGCGTCGTTCGGTTCGGGACGGACATTCCGTGTTTGACGAACTGGGGAACGCCCATGCTGTTCGGCCCTGGTTCCATTCACGATGCGCACACCGCGCACGAATATATTCGCAAACAGGATATGCTGAATGCCGTTGACACCTACGCGCAGATGACGCGGACGCTGTTGACGGAACAAGGCTGA
- a CDS encoding VWA domain-containing protein — MPTFKIFFARIVLLAGLLAICLSAIAQEKKPDQKKEDDAATIRVDTDLVTLDVAVADREGNRPTSGLQVEDFEVYENGVRQKISNFEATEVPFSLVLLIDTSGSTRGDVELMRRAVRGFLRELRPQDRVALIQFNKEVELLKDLTADRQAVEKALDFLDAGSGTSFYDSMQLALEEVFGKVEGRKAIVALTDGVDSYGYRTYEQILPLLEKGRVSTYFLELDTESFTEAGMVRNCAEESHFEFSRKQLHKYVKEYGGKISESYFETHCELSKMERIQINQRLYESARRELREMADKTGGRVYPVKELQQLDKAYSQIAAQIRTQYSLAYYPSNEKHDGKWRSVWVELKRPGFIARTRAGYRAPHN, encoded by the coding sequence ATGCCAACCTTCAAAATCTTTTTTGCCAGAATCGTCTTGCTTGCCGGTCTGTTGGCAATTTGTCTGTCTGCGATTGCTCAGGAAAAGAAACCGGATCAGAAAAAAGAAGACGATGCGGCGACGATACGCGTAGATACGGATTTGGTCACCCTGGATGTTGCTGTTGCCGATCGCGAAGGCAATCGCCCAACTTCCGGCCTTCAGGTGGAAGATTTTGAGGTTTACGAAAATGGGGTTCGGCAGAAAATTTCCAATTTTGAAGCGACTGAGGTTCCGTTCAGCCTGGTGTTGTTGATTGATACCTCTGGCAGCACGCGCGGCGATGTGGAGTTGATGCGGCGCGCAGTGCGCGGATTTTTGCGGGAGCTTCGTCCGCAGGATCGTGTGGCCTTGATCCAATTCAATAAAGAAGTCGAGTTGCTGAAGGATTTAACCGCCGACCGCCAGGCCGTTGAAAAAGCCTTGGACTTTCTGGATGCCGGATCGGGAACTTCGTTTTACGATTCGATGCAACTGGCGCTGGAAGAAGTTTTTGGCAAAGTCGAGGGACGAAAGGCGATTGTCGCGCTGACGGATGGCGTGGATTCATACGGCTATCGCACATACGAACAAATTTTGCCGCTGCTGGAAAAAGGCCGCGTCAGCACATACTTTCTGGAACTGGATACGGAAAGTTTTACCGAAGCCGGGATGGTCAGAAATTGCGCCGAAGAAAGCCATTTCGAGTTTTCGCGCAAACAGTTGCACAAATACGTCAAGGAATACGGCGGCAAAATCTCAGAATCCTATTTTGAGACGCATTGCGAGCTTTCCAAAATGGAGCGGATTCAGATCAACCAGCGACTGTATGAATCCGCTCGGCGCGAGCTTCGCGAAATGGCGGACAAAACCGGCGGGCGTGTGTACCCGGTCAAGGAGCTTCAGCAACTGGACAAAGCGTATTCGCAAATCGCGGCGCAAATTCGCACGCAGTATTCGTTGGCGTATTATCCCAGCAACGAAAAACACGATGGCAAATGGCGAAGTGTGTGGGTTGAGCTCAAGCGGCCTGGGTTCATTGCGCGCACGCGCGCGGGGTATCGCGCACCGCACAATTGA
- a CDS encoding insulinase family protein has protein sequence MFRCTVRLAVFFVVTSAAILLSAIGSLAQSGRGRTTPTPTPKPTPKPAVPITTVLGIPDGGKLVRQDQDQNNPMTSRFTLRNGLTVITKEKHSSPLVVINVLVKTGILGESDDVAGTARLTQKAVLRGTATRNAAAIEKEIAKLGGLMTSDVGYDETSFTIIAAAESYGAMAELLADMLLHPAFKDEDVKKAAAEVLLESKEVQNHVETAAMEKLFSVAFTTHRLKRGSAVSESFLAGANAAQVQSFYQTHYQPANMIVTVLGDIFTLNGLGQVQLRFGEFKAQASSREPGAGSSQGAPKSPIAAKPAASNAHKAANSVQNNIPTTPAPLSTATPAVTDQPAISGQTTLDEAPQEKLRYGNARADISQSLVTVAYRTPAFKADKEGLKELAVLEVLAAVVGLGDGSRLNQGLRDGVASRDKLSVANETSMEFQALPGIGMLVAQLRVEPNRIDRAEAEYFREIERFRREIISEGELQRAKSLLEKTHYDSMMRFENEAEKLGVFQARFGDWRMFDSQLARLRAVTAQEVQEAAAKYLTLQTATIAEYEPRSATARTFTPEKFAELIVTFAPAAALPINAADVKPGLALKTFSQGADRNQVSEGQNVVVASVPLPIRDYSVLRGSRSYVREDKSLPIISVSVLFQGGRLIEDQATSGETELMLRTMARSTTTRKSDLIALELETYGGRLRVVNEPDFFGFTLDVLSRNAEAAVKLLLEIVESPYFGKDEVAREKTILLADQLGRRDDDQARADELLRASLYPGHPYGLPRLGLAEAVKGVTEEKLEEWHNKTIKRQYPLVMVVGDTDGSVLISRIFSEGLKRGDLDKTLKVNLPPASGAGEEKVEQRSRTLVTETIGYRLAAATPPQSNQPDDYFTMGMLATMVSTGKVGETLQSEPGLMASLKIKYEPRLASSGFRIQFVTSPANEAKAREVLQSELQKLASAVPADDEFEAGRNATIGRYAIALQSYPVRALEYSRAAIFGRKPSDIESQPDAIRAIRKTDIKRVAESLKLEGRGVILSGK, from the coding sequence ATGTTTCGCTGCACTGTAAGGCTGGCTGTTTTCTTCGTCGTCACTTCCGCCGCAATTTTGCTAAGCGCGATTGGCTCTCTGGCGCAAAGCGGGCGAGGCCGCACGACTCCTACGCCAACGCCGAAACCGACGCCAAAACCGGCTGTGCCCATCACAACGGTGCTGGGCATTCCGGATGGCGGCAAACTGGTTCGCCAGGATCAAGACCAAAACAATCCGATGACGTCGCGTTTTACGTTGCGCAACGGGTTGACGGTCATCACGAAGGAAAAGCATTCTTCGCCGCTGGTTGTCATCAATGTGTTGGTCAAAACCGGAATTTTGGGCGAATCGGACGACGTTGCAGGCACCGCCCGGCTGACCCAAAAAGCCGTTTTGCGCGGCACGGCCACGCGCAATGCCGCAGCCATCGAAAAAGAAATCGCCAAACTCGGCGGCCTGATGACTTCCGATGTTGGGTATGACGAAACCTCTTTCACAATCATTGCTGCGGCGGAAAGTTACGGCGCGATGGCGGAGCTGCTGGCGGATATGTTGCTGCATCCGGCTTTCAAAGATGAAGATGTGAAAAAAGCTGCCGCCGAAGTCTTGTTGGAAAGCAAAGAGGTTCAAAATCATGTGGAAACCGCAGCGATGGAAAAATTGTTTTCCGTCGCTTTCACCACGCACCGGTTGAAACGCGGCAGCGCCGTTTCCGAAAGTTTTCTGGCCGGGGCAAATGCGGCTCAGGTGCAATCGTTTTATCAAACGCATTATCAACCGGCGAACATGATCGTGACCGTTCTGGGCGACATCTTTACGCTAAATGGGTTGGGTCAGGTGCAATTGCGGTTTGGCGAATTCAAAGCCCAGGCGAGTAGCCGGGAGCCGGGAGCCGGGAGTTCGCAGGGAGCGCCGAAATCGCCAATTGCGGCAAAACCGGCAGCATCCAACGCGCATAAAGCAGCCAACAGTGTGCAAAACAATATCCCCACAACTCCCGCGCCACTTTCAACCGCGACTCCGGCAGTAACTGACCAACCGGCAATCAGCGGCCAAACCACGCTGGATGAAGCGCCGCAAGAAAAACTGCGTTACGGCAACGCGCGCGCAGACATCAGCCAAAGTTTGGTGACGGTCGCGTATCGAACTCCGGCGTTCAAAGCCGATAAGGAAGGCTTGAAGGAATTGGCCGTGCTGGAAGTGCTGGCCGCAGTGGTTGGCCTGGGCGATGGTTCACGACTCAATCAAGGGTTGCGCGATGGAGTGGCTTCGCGCGACAAACTGAGCGTGGCCAATGAAACTTCCATGGAATTCCAAGCCTTACCCGGCATCGGCATGCTGGTCGCGCAATTACGCGTCGAACCCAATCGCATTGACCGCGCCGAAGCCGAATACTTCAGGGAAATTGAACGGTTTCGCCGCGAAATCATCAGCGAAGGTGAATTGCAGCGGGCGAAATCCCTGCTGGAAAAAACGCATTACGATTCGATGATGCGGTTTGAAAACGAAGCGGAAAAACTCGGCGTTTTTCAAGCTCGGTTCGGCGATTGGAGGATGTTCGATTCACAACTGGCCAGATTGCGCGCCGTCACAGCGCAGGAAGTGCAAGAGGCTGCGGCGAAGTATTTGACCTTGCAAACGGCGACCATTGCCGAATACGAACCTCGTTCGGCGACTGCCAGAACCTTCACGCCGGAAAAATTTGCCGAATTGATCGTGACTTTTGCTCCGGCGGCGGCATTGCCAATCAATGCCGCGGATGTCAAACCCGGATTGGCGCTGAAAACATTTTCTCAAGGCGCTGATCGCAATCAGGTCAGCGAAGGGCAGAACGTGGTGGTGGCTTCTGTTCCGCTGCCGATTCGCGATTATTCCGTGTTGCGCGGTTCGCGTTCGTATGTCCGCGAAGACAAATCGCTGCCGATCATTTCCGTCAGCGTGCTGTTTCAAGGCGGGCGTTTGATCGAAGACCAGGCGACCAGCGGCGAAACGGAATTGATGTTGCGGACGATGGCGCGCAGCACCACAACGCGCAAAAGCGATTTGATCGCTCTGGAATTGGAAACCTACGGCGGGCGGCTTCGCGTGGTGAATGAACCGGACTTTTTCGGCTTCACGCTGGACGTGCTGTCACGCAACGCCGAAGCCGCCGTCAAACTGTTGCTGGAAATTGTGGAAAGTCCGTACTTTGGCAAGGATGAAGTCGCGCGCGAAAAGACGATTTTGCTGGCCGATCAACTCGGCCGGCGAGACGACGACCAGGCGCGCGCTGATGAATTGCTGCGGGCGTCGCTTTACCCAGGCCATCCGTATGGATTGCCGCGACTTGGTTTGGCCGAAGCCGTCAAAGGGGTGACCGAAGAAAAACTGGAAGAATGGCATAACAAAACCATCAAGCGGCAATATCCGCTGGTGATGGTGGTTGGCGACACGGATGGGTCGGTGCTGATTTCCAGAATCTTTTCCGAAGGATTGAAGCGAGGCGACCTGGACAAAACCTTGAAGGTCAATTTGCCACCCGCTTCGGGCGCTGGGGAAGAAAAGGTTGAACAACGTAGCCGCACGTTGGTTACAGAAACGATTGGATACCGGCTCGCCGCGGCAACGCCGCCGCAATCCAATCAACCCGATGATTACTTCACGATGGGCATGCTGGCGACAATGGTTTCGACAGGAAAGGTTGGCGAAACGCTGCAATCGGAACCCGGCTTGATGGCTTCGCTGAAAATCAAATATGAACCGCGTCTGGCATCGAGCGGATTCAGAATCCAGTTTGTCACTTCGCCCGCAAACGAAGCCAAGGCGCGCGAGGTTCTGCAATCCGAACTGCAAAAACTGGCATCCGCAGTGCCCGCCGATGATGAATTTGAAGCGGGCCGCAACGCGACGATCGGTCGTTACGCCATCGCGCTGCAATCCTATCCGGTTCGCGCGCTGGAATATTCCCGCGCTGCAATTTTCGGACGCAAACCTTCCGATATTGAATCGCAACCGGACGCCATCCGCGCCATCCGCAAAACCGACATCAAACGCGTGGCGGAAAGTCTGAAACTGGAAGGGCGCGGCGTCATATTGAGCGGGAAGTGA
- the rsmD gene encoding 16S rRNA (guanine(966)-N(2))-methyltransferase RsmD, giving the protein MRVIAGQYKGRRLKTLEGMAVRPTSDRMRETLFNILALRIEDARFVDVCAGSGAVGIEALSRGAAHVTFIEASRKAVSVISDNLRHCGITEDFKLIPRDAIAAMKYFAYEKQQFDIFYFDPPYDSEIYSPVMWQIAQNNLLAEDGIVIVEHRRQLPLAPNYDDLRPYRELVQGESVLTFFRMESAPSTPAA; this is encoded by the coding sequence ATGAGAGTAATTGCCGGACAATACAAAGGGCGTCGTCTGAAAACGTTGGAAGGAATGGCCGTGCGCCCGACTTCCGACCGGATGCGCGAAACGCTATTCAACATCTTAGCGCTGCGCATTGAAGACGCACGTTTCGTGGATGTGTGCGCCGGTTCAGGAGCCGTCGGCATCGAAGCGCTTTCTCGCGGAGCGGCGCACGTTACTTTCATTGAAGCTTCGCGCAAGGCGGTTTCTGTCATCAGCGATAATCTTCGCCATTGCGGAATCACCGAAGATTTCAAATTGATTCCCCGTGACGCAATCGCCGCAATGAAATACTTTGCTTACGAAAAACAGCAATTCGACATTTTCTATTTTGATCCGCCGTACGATTCCGAAATTTACTCGCCTGTCATGTGGCAGATTGCTCAAAATAATTTGCTGGCCGAAGACGGCATTGTGATCGTCGAACATCGCCGCCAATTGCCGCTCGCGCCGAATTACGACGATTTGCGTCCCTATCGAGAACTGGTTCAAGGAGAATCCGTGCTGACGTTTTTTCGTATGGAATCTGCGCCTTCGACACCGGCCGCCTGA
- a CDS encoding TIGR04282 family arsenosugar biosynthesis glycosyltransferase: MKEALVLMAKAPIEGEVKTRLIGALTAEQAKQLYVAFLSDTFAMMESVEEERDDLRLVLCYTPEGSEEAFDDVEREGCLMIAQRGNELGERLTNCFADVFEQGFDSVIVIGGDSPTLPDEMVIEAFDCLETENDVVVVPAEDDGYCLIGMRKLHAQIFQNIPWSTDGVMVATEAQAKSAGLSFIVGPKWYDVDTFEELERLKQELNDSKGIAKFTRRFLKELAKTTGGQTL; encoded by the coding sequence ATGAAAGAAGCTCTGGTTTTGATGGCGAAAGCGCCCATCGAAGGAGAAGTCAAAACTCGATTGATCGGCGCACTGACGGCGGAACAGGCCAAACAGCTTTACGTCGCCTTCCTCAGCGACACGTTTGCCATGATGGAATCCGTCGAAGAGGAGCGCGACGATTTGCGCTTGGTACTGTGTTACACGCCCGAAGGCTCGGAAGAAGCGTTTGATGATGTAGAGCGCGAAGGCTGTTTGATGATTGCTCAACGCGGAAACGAGCTTGGCGAACGACTGACCAATTGTTTTGCAGACGTGTTTGAGCAGGGGTTCGATTCGGTCATTGTCATTGGCGGCGACAGCCCGACTCTTCCGGACGAAATGGTGATCGAAGCGTTTGATTGCCTGGAAACGGAAAACGACGTGGTCGTCGTTCCCGCCGAAGATGACGGATATTGCTTGATCGGTATGCGCAAGCTGCACGCCCAAATCTTTCAAAACATTCCGTGGAGTACTGACGGCGTGATGGTCGCGACCGAAGCGCAGGCAAAATCCGCTGGCTTGAGCTTTATTGTCGGTCCGAAGTGGTATGACGTGGATACGTTCGAGGAGTTGGAACGATTGAAACAGGAACTGAACGACTCCAAAGGCATCGCCAAATTCACACGACGCTTTTTGAAAGAATTGGCCAAAACAACAGGAGGGCAAACGCTTTGA
- a CDS encoding type II toxin-antitoxin system HicB family antitoxin, whose translation MKYSFLLHWSDEDEGYIAKCPEFPGLSAFGETPDEAIAEAQVALELMIETYQEAGQPLPEPLKYDRSQRLAA comes from the coding sequence ATGAAATATAGTTTTCTTTTGCATTGGAGCGATGAAGATGAGGGGTATATCGCCAAGTGCCCAGAATTTCCCGGCCTCTCCGCTTTTGGCGAGACTCCCGACGAAGCCATAGCGGAAGCGCAGGTCGCATTGGAGCTTATGATTGAGACTTATCAAGAGGCAGGACAGCCGCTACCGGAGCCGTTGAAGTATGATCGTTCCCAACGACTCGCTGCTTGA
- a CDS encoding ABC transporter permease, with product MNKLLTIIKREYLTRVKSRGFMIGTILGPLVMSSFVLVPILLARYSGPDKYSIVVLDQTGDPVLCERLDALLVPKRSGQPRYEITREVVKPGEDLEPHRRALAERLARKEIDGILLLPADALKQKELTIYSKNAAAVIGRTRFEDALNKAVSERRISLAGLDAEQVRELTKDISLKAVNERGESGRGRVVLSFSLLMVLYLTILVYGVTVMRGVTEEKQNRIIEVLLSSVSPFYLMMGKVIGIGLVGLTQYLVWSLFGVILTGLSAAPALMMYADQIPKVSPWLFVFFVIYYLLGYFLYATLYAMVGAIVSNEDDGQQAQMPITMTFMISMIVSSLVMENPTGTTATVLSLVPFFGPSLMFLRITLDAAPPWQIALSIALMLATIVGAVWLASKIYRVGVLMYGKRPTIPELIKWLRYS from the coding sequence TTGAACAAACTGCTGACCATCATCAAACGCGAATACCTGACGCGCGTGAAATCGCGTGGTTTCATGATCGGAACGATCCTTGGGCCGTTGGTCATGTCTTCGTTTGTCCTGGTTCCAATTCTGCTAGCGCGGTATAGCGGCCCGGACAAATACAGTATCGTTGTGCTGGATCAAACCGGGGATCCGGTGCTTTGCGAACGGCTGGATGCTCTGCTGGTCCCAAAACGTTCCGGCCAGCCGCGCTATGAAATAACGCGCGAAGTTGTAAAGCCGGGAGAAGATTTGGAACCGCATCGTCGAGCCTTGGCTGAGCGGCTGGCGCGAAAAGAAATTGACGGGATTCTTCTGCTCCCCGCCGATGCGCTCAAGCAAAAAGAACTGACCATTTATTCTAAAAACGCCGCTGCGGTGATTGGCAGAACCCGATTCGAGGATGCTCTGAATAAAGCCGTGTCCGAGCGCCGCATCTCCCTGGCAGGGTTGGACGCGGAACAGGTCCGCGAACTGACCAAAGATATCAGTTTGAAAGCAGTCAACGAACGCGGCGAAAGCGGTCGAGGTCGCGTTGTGCTTTCCTTTTCCCTGCTGATGGTTCTTTACCTGACGATTCTGGTGTACGGCGTGACAGTCATGCGCGGCGTGACCGAAGAAAAACAGAACCGCATCATCGAAGTTTTGCTGTCATCGGTGAGTCCGTTTTATCTGATGATGGGCAAAGTTATAGGAATTGGGCTGGTGGGTTTGACGCAATACCTGGTCTGGTCGTTATTTGGCGTCATCCTGACCGGATTATCCGCCGCTCCGGCTTTGATGATGTATGCCGATCAAATTCCTAAAGTTTCTCCCTGGCTGTTTGTCTTCTTCGTCATTTATTACCTGCTCGGATATTTCCTGTATGCAACGTTGTACGCAATGGTCGGGGCAATCGTTTCCAACGAAGACGACGGCCAGCAGGCACAAATGCCTATCACCATGACTTTTATGATCTCGATGATCGTTTCTTCCCTGGTCATGGAAAACCCCACGGGAACAACGGCAACGGTTTTGTCACTGGTGCCATTCTTCGGTCCGTCACTGATGTTTTTGCGAATTACCTTGGATGCCGCGCCGCCGTGGCAAATCGCGCTTTCGATTGCTTTGATGTTGGCGACCATTGTTGGCGCGGTTTGGCTGGCGTCAAAGATCTATCGCGTTGGGGTATTGATGTACGGCAAACGTCCGACGATTCCCGAACTGATCAAATGGTTGCGCTATAGCTGA
- a CDS encoding type II toxin-antitoxin system HicA family toxin translates to MSNCQKLYEQAQQSTANIRFEDLCALAECFGWEFKRQKGSHQLYENKQLTLEQGRMMNFQSVNGKAKPYQVKQLLTAIKELPS, encoded by the coding sequence ATGAGTAATTGCCAAAAACTTTATGAACAAGCACAACAGTCAACAGCCAACATTCGATTTGAGGACTTGTGCGCTTTGGCGGAATGTTTCGGATGGGAGTTCAAGCGTCAAAAAGGCTCTCATCAGTTGTATGAGAACAAGCAACTCACACTTGAGCAGGGGCGGATGATGAACTTTCAGAGTGTGAATGGAAAAGCCAAACCTTATCAGGTAAAACAACTTCTGACTGCAATTAAGGAATTGCCATCATGA
- a CDS encoding molybdopterin molybdotransferase MoeA, whose amino-acid sequence MLRIEDALQIILDRTPLLGKEEIALTDAVGRLLRRDAVSDLDLPPFDRARMDGYALKAADAATASEANPARLKEIGEAAAGHVFGGKVESGQAVRIMTGAPVPTGADAVQQIEVINVAGGWIEVQKAVRPGQFITPRGIEARAGDVMVKAGERITPAVAAVLASFGYAQLTVSHRPRIALLSTGTELVEVAETPGPSQIRNSNTYSLAGYAESAGAEVVATGIVHDDFEATRTAIAEGLATADVVMLSGGVSMGDYDLVKPALVELGAEIFVEKVAMHPGKPTVFAKLGNKLIFGLPGNPVSVAVSFHLFARPALMKMQGASEIHLPRFQAYTSKQVKGAPPRRSHQPGRMTINNGRVEVEPLKWSGSSDLVAFMHADCLIVVPEDRAGVAEGELVEVISLG is encoded by the coding sequence ATGCTTCGGATCGAGGACGCATTACAAATCATTCTTGACCGCACGCCGTTGCTTGGCAAAGAAGAAATCGCTCTGACCGACGCCGTTGGCCGATTGTTGCGGCGTGACGCCGTGTCCGATCTGGATTTGCCGCCGTTTGATCGAGCGCGAATGGACGGTTACGCGCTGAAAGCAGCCGACGCAGCAACCGCCAGCGAAGCCAATCCGGCGCGGCTCAAAGAAATCGGCGAAGCAGCCGCCGGCCACGTTTTCGGTGGCAAAGTCGAATCGGGCCAGGCTGTGCGCATTATGACCGGCGCGCCGGTTCCAACCGGAGCCGACGCGGTGCAGCAAATCGAAGTCATCAACGTCGCCGGCGGTTGGATCGAAGTTCAAAAGGCCGTCCGACCGGGACAATTCATCACGCCTCGCGGCATCGAAGCGCGCGCTGGTGACGTAATGGTCAAAGCCGGAGAACGCATTACGCCCGCCGTTGCCGCCGTGTTGGCGAGCTTTGGCTACGCGCAGTTGACCGTTTCGCATCGCCCGCGCATTGCGCTGCTTTCCACCGGAACCGAATTGGTTGAAGTCGCTGAAACGCCCGGCCCTTCGCAAATTCGCAACTCGAACACCTATTCGCTGGCCGGATACGCCGAGTCCGCAGGAGCGGAAGTCGTCGCCACCGGCATCGTGCACGACGATTTTGAAGCGACGCGCACAGCGATTGCCGAAGGTTTGGCCACAGCCGATGTTGTGATGTTATCAGGCGGCGTTTCGATGGGAGATTACGATCTGGTCAAACCCGCACTGGTGGAACTTGGCGCGGAAATTTTCGTCGAAAAAGTCGCAATGCATCCCGGCAAACCGACTGTGTTTGCCAAACTGGGCAACAAACTCATTTTTGGCTTGCCCGGCAACCCGGTTTCCGTCGCCGTTTCGTTTCACCTGTTCGCTCGTCCAGCACTGATGAAAATGCAGGGAGCAAGTGAAATTCACCTGCCGCGCTTTCAGGCGTATACCAGCAAGCAGGTCAAAGGCGCTCCGCCACGCCGCAGCCATCAACCCGGACGGATGACCATCAATAACGGGCGCGTCGAAGTCGAACCATTGAAATGGAGCGGTTCGTCCGACCTCGTGGCATTTATGCATGCCGATTGCCTGATCGTTGTGCCGGAAGATCGCGCCGGCGTCGCTGAAGGCGAATTGGTTGAAGTTATTTCGCTCGGTTAA